The Limnochorda sp. LNt genome includes a region encoding these proteins:
- a CDS encoding transposase, giving the protein MQGYGCCGACREKHGHFCDVVTVDALYAQAPFLEAVRALGLHVVVCLKDERYAVVQDAEGLRRGRRYDEAFVSRIGSFQVEVRAWDSPELTSWEGLKRPIRVVYAEEELSWTEHQGTAVWHCKALRILEVATTLSPAEASGRVVWEIARARWGVDNEGFRQLKHEWHLDHRFLHHPTGMQVLWALLAAGYNLFQLFLARRIRRRGPWEQTDRGVAERLRAELLVGEAPPDSYLFNTS; this is encoded by the coding sequence ATGCAGGGCTACGGCTGCTGCGGCGCCTGCAGGGAAAAGCACGGGCATTTCTGCGACGTGGTCACGGTGGATGCCCTGTATGCGCAGGCTCCCTTCCTCGAGGCGGTGCGCGCCCTGGGACTTCACGTCGTGGTGTGCCTGAAGGACGAGCGCTACGCGGTCGTCCAGGACGCAGAGGGGCTACGGCGGGGCCGCCGCTACGACGAGGCCTTTGTGTCCCGCATCGGCTCCTTTCAGGTGGAGGTGCGGGCGTGGGACAGCCCGGAGCTGACCAGCTGGGAGGGACTCAAGCGGCCCATCCGGGTCGTGTATGCCGAAGAGGAGCTGAGCTGGACGGAGCACCAGGGGACTGCCGTCTGGCACTGCAAAGCGCTTCGCATCCTGGAGGTGGCCACCACGCTGAGCCCGGCCGAGGCCAGCGGCCGGGTGGTGTGGGAGATCGCCCGGGCCCGATGGGGGGTTGACAACGAGGGATTTCGGCAGCTCAAGCACGAATGGCACCTGGACCACCGCTTCCTCCACCACCCGACCGGCATGCAGGTGCTGTGGGCGTTGTTGGCGGCGGGCTACAACCTCTTTCAGCTGTTTTTGGCCCGCCGCATCCGCCGCCGCGGTCCCTGGGAGCAGACCGACCGGGGCGTGGCCGAGCGGCTGCGGGCGGAGCTTCTGGTCGGGGAGGCACCCCCGGACTCGTACCTCTTCAACACGAGCTGA
- a CDS encoding sugar-binding transcriptional regulator, translating into MYYSEGRSQQAIARSLGCSVSTVSRLLRDALEYGIVTIAVRNPFAVADRLAKELESRFGVTRAVVVGVQTKDESALAIAIGRAAASLAVEILREGARVGLSWGRTMLALVDFASSSAPQRAITVVPLLGGIAQVKPELQVDELSVRLARAFGGEVVLFHAPAVLNRLEAKRELLQEPSIQHAIRLWRELDVAFFGIGAEIPHSPMLSTGLYDDEEVGELIRLGAVGDIAGNFFDERGVPLDCAANRKLLAIDFATLKRIPVRIAAAGGPAKVRAICGAVRGGMVTHLVTDESTAEALLQTKG; encoded by the coding sequence ATGTACTACAGTGAGGGCAGGAGCCAGCAAGCGATAGCCCGATCCCTCGGGTGCTCCGTCTCCACCGTCTCGCGGCTTCTGAGGGATGCGCTCGAATACGGCATCGTCACCATAGCCGTGCGCAATCCTTTCGCCGTCGCGGACCGCCTGGCCAAGGAGCTTGAGAGCCGGTTCGGTGTGACGCGAGCGGTGGTGGTGGGGGTCCAAACCAAAGACGAGAGTGCCCTTGCTATCGCTATAGGGCGAGCCGCAGCCAGCCTTGCTGTTGAAATCCTACGGGAAGGGGCACGCGTTGGCCTATCATGGGGCAGGACGATGCTAGCACTTGTCGACTTTGCCTCGAGCAGCGCCCCCCAGCGCGCGATTACGGTTGTTCCACTGCTCGGAGGCATCGCCCAGGTAAAGCCGGAGCTCCAGGTTGACGAATTGAGCGTGCGCCTGGCCCGAGCGTTTGGCGGCGAAGTGGTCCTGTTTCACGCGCCTGCGGTGCTCAACCGCCTGGAAGCGAAAAGAGAGCTTTTGCAAGAGCCTTCGATCCAGCATGCTATCCGCCTTTGGCGAGAGCTCGATGTGGCGTTTTTCGGGATTGGGGCGGAGATCCCGCATTCTCCCATGCTGTCGACGGGCCTGTACGATGACGAAGAAGTGGGAGAGCTCATCCGCCTGGGTGCCGTGGGCGACATTGCCGGTAACTTCTTCGATGAGCGAGGGGTCCCGCTCGACTGCGCCGCGAATCGCAAGCTGCTGGCCATCGACTTTGCAACCCTGAAGCGGATTCCGGTTCGCATCGCTGCGGCAGGAGGCCCGGCCAAGGTCCGAGCCATCTGCGGCGCGGTCCGGGGTGGGATGGTGACCCACCTAGTAACCGACGAGTCCACAGCCGAAGCACTATTGCAGACGAAGGGCTGA